A genomic segment from Spinacia oleracea cultivar Varoflay chromosome 3, BTI_SOV_V1, whole genome shotgun sequence encodes:
- the LOC110785393 gene encoding T-complex protein 1 subunit beta: protein MAIDRILKDEASEEKGDRARMATFIGALAIVDLIKTTLGPKGMDKILQSTGRGHNVTVTNDGATIMKSLHIDNPAAKVLIDISKTQDDEVGDGTTSVVVLAGELLREAEKLVAMKIHPMTIIAGYRMASECAHNALLKKVVDNKQDADKFRSNLMNIARTTLSSKILSQDKEHFANMAVDAVMRLKGSTNLEAIQIIKKPGGSLRDSFLDEGFILDKKIGVGQPKRIENANILVANTAMDTDKVKIYGARVRVDSMAKVAEIEGAEKDKMREKVKKIIGHGINCFVNRQLIYNFPEELFADAGILAIEHADFDGIERLALVTGGEIASTFDNPESVKLGHCKLIEEIMIGEDKLIHFSGVEMGQACTIVLRGASEHVLDEAERSLHDALCVLSQTVNDSRVLLGGGWPEMVMAKEIDELARKTPGKKSHAIEAFSRALQAIPTIIADNAGLDSAELISKLRAEHHQENSTSGIDVITGTVGDMAALGISESFKVKQAVLLSAIEAAEGLLRVDEIIRCAPRRREDRM, encoded by the exons ATGGCG ATTGATAGAATCTTGAAAGATGAAGCTTCTGAGGAGAAGGGAGATCGTGCTAGAATG GCTACATTTATTGGTGCACTTGCAATTGTAGACTTGATCAAAACAACTTTGGGACCAAAGGGAATG GACAAGATTTTGCAGTCAACTGGTCGGGGTCATAATGTTACCGTGACAAATGATGGGGCGACAATCATGAAGTCCCTTCACATTGATAACCCTGCAGCCAAAGTTCTTATTG ATATTTCAAAGACACAAGATGATGAAGTTGGTGATGGGACAACATCAGTTGTTGTATTGGCTGGAGAGTTATTAAGAGAGGCCGAAAAGCTTGTTGCAATGAAGATTCATCCCATGACCATAATAGCAG GTTATAGAATGGCTTCTGAATGCGCTCATAATGCATTGCTGAAGAAGGTGGTCGACAACAAACAAGATGCAG ATAAATTCCGGTCAAACTTGATGAACATTGCAAGGACTACGCTGAGTTCGAAAATATTGTCTCAAGACAAGGAACACTTTGCCAATATGGCAGTAGATGCAGTTATGAGGCTGAAG GGTAGCACGAACCTGGAGGCCATCCAGATTATCAAGAAGCCTGGAGGTTCCTTGAGAGATTCATTTCTAGATGAAGG ATTTATTTTGGACAAGAAGATTGGTGTTGGACAACCAAAGCGTATAGAGAATGCAAATATTTTAGTTGCAAACACTGCAATGGACACAGATAAAGTAAAAATCTATGGGGCACGAGTACGTGTTGATTCAATGGCTAAGGTTGCCGAGATTGAAGGAGCAGAAAAGGACAAGATGAGGGAGAAAGTGAAGAAGATTATTGGTCATGGAATTAATTGTTTTGTTAATCGGCAGTTAATCTACAATTTCCCTGAGGAACTCTTTGCTGATGCTGGAATCCTTGCCATTGAGCATGCCGATTTTGATGGTATTGAGCGCCTTGCTCTGGTGACTGGTGGGGAGATTGCATCAACTTTTGATAATCCTGAATCAGTTAAACTTGGACATTGCAAGCTGATCGAGGAAATTATGATTGGGGAAGACAAGCTAATTCATTTCTCTGGTGTTGAGATGGGACAGGCGTGCACAATAGTACTGAGAGGTGCAAG CGAGCATGTACTTGATGAGGCTGAAAGGTCCTTACACGATGCCCTGTGCGTGCTTTCGCAGACGGTGAATGACAGTAGGGTTTTGCTTGGAGGTGGTTGGCCTGAAATGGTGATGGCAAAAGAGATAGATGAACTGGCTAGAAAAACTCCTGGAAAGAAGTCTCATGCCATTGAAGCTTTCTCACGGGCACTGCAGGCCATACCGACAATCATTGCTGACAATGCTGGATTAGACAGTGCTGAGTTGATATCAAAGCTTCGTGCTGAGCACCACCAAGAAAACAGTACTTCAGGAATAGATGTGATCACTGGAACT GTTGGAGACATGGCTGCTCTGGGAATCTCGGAGTCTTTTAAAGTAAAGCAGGCTGTCTTATTATCTGCTATAGAGGCAGCTGAAGGGCTCCTGAGGGTTGACGAGATTATCAGATGCGCTCCAAGGAGGAGAGAAGATAGAATGTAA
- the LOC110785392 gene encoding probable phosphoinositide phosphatase SAC9 isoform X1 — MSSSGGGLRNTSVIVLTLESGEIYIVVSLSSRSDTQVIYVDPTTGGLCYFGKIGVDIFKSEREAVDFVTNGSKWLCKSTTYARAILGYAALGNFGMLLVATKLAPSISDLPGGGCVYTVMETQWIKISLQNPQALGKGEAKNILELMELDIDGKHYFCETRDMSRPFPSQKPLDQPDDEFVWNGWLSSPFKIIGLPQHCVILLQGFAECRSFGSLGQQEGIIALIARRSRLHPGTRYLARGINSCSGTGNEVECEQLVWVPKRAGQSVPFNTYIWRRGSIPMWWGAELKISSAEAEIKVAEHDPYKGSAEYYQRLSKRYDTRNFNLSGGSQKKNSLVPIGCINLLRNAEGKSECILVHHFEESLNFIRSSGKLPSTKIVLMNYDWHARVKLYGEQQTIEGLWRLLKGPTITIGITEGDYLPTRQRIASCRGEVICTDEIEGAFCLRSRQNGVLRFNCADSLDRTNAASYFGALQVFVEQCRRLGISLDSDMAFGHQSVDNYSGYTAPLPPGWEKRSDAVTGKSYFIDHNTRTTTWSHPCPDKPWKRFDMTFEEFKRSTILSPVSQLADLFLIAGDIHATLYTGSKAMHSQILNIFNEEGGKFKQLAAAQNLKITLQRRYKNAIVDSSRQKQLEMFLGMRLFKHLPSISLYPLQVLSRPPACFLKPVPSIFPNSGDGAGLLSFKRKDLVWVCPQAADVVELFIYLSEPCHVCQLLLTVSHGADDMTFPSTVDVRTGRDLDGLKLVLEGASIPQCENGTNILIPLPGSVSSEDMAVTGAGARLNGADASILSLLYDFEELEGELDFLTRVVALTFYPAASGRTPLTLGEVEVLGVSLPWKAVFTNESRGARLLEHAKNCQKQNTFLSGPHSSAVGGASLSSETVQPKTLPNSSSNDWLDLLTGDGMHLNPFSNPLNEHNDDQAGSQTSPSLDVKPSDKGGEQYIECLKSLTGPQMRQKLNYMEAMKLEIERLRLNLSAAERDRALLAVGTDPASINPNLLLDDPQMIRLCRITTSLAMAGQAALEDKITKSIGLEKNDDDVIDFWNVSGFGESCVGGVCEVHAENGETVQISTVKSSADSSRSLLCSHCGRNVCQICCAGRGASLLASSSTRGSLNSNGGQGRSGSSHGSQADIYTNNNYVTSNGVICKQCCSDVVLNALVLDYVRALLSSRRTTRVGTAAFTALDKVLEFSLNAETSKRCIPSGAPDSSKVLRKILNGEESLAEFPFASLLYSVETAVGAAPPLSLFAPLDSGPQHSYWRAPSSCNCIEFSIVLGTLSDVSGVTLVISPCGYSEADAPIVQIWASNKISKEERSCVGKWEVQSFLQSSPEYYGPEKFDAVGTAPRYINFSFRNPVRCRVIWIMLRLQRAGSASVNFGSDFNLLSLDENPFVQPTRRASFGSLDEKDPCLHAKRILVLGTQLKKDTELTAPEGSEQLKLQNWLQKAPQLNRFKVPIETERLIENDLVLEQYLSPASPLLAGFRLDAFSAIRPRVTHSPTSDVIAWDPSAVLLLEERHITPAVLFVQVSVLQESSMVTVAEYRLPETKPGTPMYFDLPRQLQTRRITFRLLGDVAAFIDDPTEQDDTEYRSSPLAAGLSLANRVKLYYYADPYELGKWASLSAV; from the exons ATGTCATCATCAG GCGGCGGTTTGAGGAATACATCTGTTATTGTCCTTACTTTGGAATCTGGGGAAATATACATTGTTGTGAGCTTATCCTCAAGGAGTGACACCCAAGTAATTTATGTCGATCCAACAACTGGAGGACTGTGTTATTTTGGAAAGATTGGGGTTGACATCTTTAAGTCAGAGCGCGAAGCTGTAGATTTCGTCACAAATGGTTCAAAGTGGCTCTGCAAAAGTACCACATATGCCAGAGCAATTTTAGGTTATGCAGCCCTTGGAAATTTTGGCATGCTTCTTGTTGCTACAAAGTTGGCTCCCAGCATTTCCGATTTACCTGGGGGAGGTTGCGTTTATACAGTGATGGAGACTCAGTGGATCAAAATTTCGTTGCAAAATCCTCAAGCTCTTGGGAAAGGAGAAGCGAAAAACATATTGGAACTGATGGAGCTCGATATTGACGGGAAGCATTACTTTTGTGAGACAAGGGACATGAGCCGCCCTTTCCCTAGTCAGAAGCCCTTGGACCAGCCTGATGATGAATTTGTTTGGAATGGATGGCTGTCCTCCCCTTTCAAGATCATAGGGCTTCCTCAACATTGTGTCATTCTTTTGCAG GGATTTGCAGAATGTCGAAGCTTTGGGAGCTTAGGTCAGCAAGAAGGTATCATTGCTCTCATTGCTCGCCGTAGCAGACTGCATCCTGGTACTCGATACTTGGCAAGGGGAATAAATTCTTGTTCGGGCACTG GAAATGAAGTGGAATGTGAACAGCTTGTTTGGGTACCCAAAAGGGCTGGTCAGAGTGTTCCTTTCAATACATACATTTGGCGGAGAGGCTCTATTCCCATGTGGTGGGGTGCTGAATTAAAGATCAGTTCTGCAGAGGCAGAAATAAAAGTTGCTGAACATGATCCTTACAAGGGAAGTGCTGAATACTACCAGAGATTGAGCAAACGATATGACACTCGAAACTTCAATCTCTCTGGTGGTAGCCAGAAGAAAAATTCTTTGGTCCCAATAGGATGCATTAATTTGCTTAGGAATGCAGAGGGGAAATCGGAATGTATACTGGTTCATCATTTTGAGGAATCTCTAAATTTTATCAGATCATCAGGGAAGCTCCCTTCCACTAAAATTGTTTTAATGAATTATGACTGGCATGCAAGGGTTAAGTTATATGGTGAGCAGCAAACAATTGAAGGGCTATGGAGACTCCTTAAAGGGCCTACGATAACCATTGGCATCACTGAAGGGGATTACCTACCTACACGTCAGCGCATAGCCAGTTGTAGAGGTGAAGTGATCTGCACTGATGAGATTGAGGGTGCATTTTGCTTAAGATCTCGCCAAAATGGAGTGTTACGTTTTAATTGTGCCGATTCTTTGGATAGGACAAATGCTGCTAGTTATTTTGGAGCTTTGCAAGTGTTTGTAGAGCAATGCAGAAGACTGGGCATATCTCTTGATAGTGATATGGCGTTTGGTCATCAGTCAGTGGATAACTATAGTGGATATACGGCCCCACTTCCGCCAGGCTGGGAAAAACGCTCGGATGCAGTTACAGGGAAGTCGTATTTTATTGATCATAACACAAGGACGACTACATGGAGCCATCCATGCCCGGATAAACCTTGGAAAAGATTTGATATGACATTTGAGGAGTTTAAGAGGTCAACTATTTTGTCACCTGTATCTCAACTAGCTGATTTGTTTTTGATTGCTGGGGATATACACGCTACACTTTACACTGGCTCTAAAGCCATGCACAGCCAGATACTCAACATATTTAACGAGGAAGGTGGCAAGTTCAAACAATTAGCTGCAGCACAAAACTTGAAAATCACTTTACAAAGAAGATACAAAAATGCCATTGTAGATAGTTCTCGCCAGAAGCAGCTGGAGATGTTTCTTGGAATGAGGCTTTTTAAGCATCTTCCATCAATCTCACTTTATCCTCTGCAA GTATTATCTCGACCACCCGCTTGCTTTCTTAAGCCTGTTCCAAGCATTTTCCCAAATTCTGGTGATGGTGCTGGTCTTCTGAGCTTCAAGAGAAAAGATCTGGTCTGG GTTTGCCCCCAGGCAGCAGATGTAGTTGAACTTTTCATTTACCTTAGTGAGCCATGCCATGTTTGTCAGCTTCTTCTCACTGTCTCACATGGTGCAGATGATATGACTTTTCCTTCAACAGTTGATGTGAGAACAGGCCGAGATCTGGATGGACTTAAACTGGTCTTGGAG GGTGCTTCAATACCTCAATGTGAAAATGGGACAAATATTTTAATACCTTTACCTGGATCTGTTAGTTCAGAAGATATGGCTGTAACTGGAGCTGGTGCCCGTCTTAATGGTGCAGATGCATCAATCTTGTCATTGTTGTATGATTTTGAGGAACTGGAGGGAGAGTTGGACTTTCTTACTCGTGTCGTCGCTCTTACTTTCTATCCTGCTGCTTCTGGGAGAACTCCATTAACTCTTGGTGAG GTCGAGGTTCTTGGTGTGTCACTTCCTTGGAAAGCCGTTTTTACAAATGAAAGCCGTGGAGCAAGATTGCTTGAGCATGCAAAAAATTGTCAGAAACAGAATACCTTCTTGTCTGGTCCTCATTCCAGTGCTGTTGGTGGTGCCTCGTTATCCAGTGAAACTGTGCAACCAAAGACTCTACcgaactcttcatccaacgaTTGGTTAGATCTTTTGACTGGAGATGGAATGCATTTGAATCCGTTCTCTAACCCTTTAAATGAGCATAATGATGATCAGGCTGGTTCTCAAACCTCCCCATCTTTGGATGTGAAACCATCTGATAAAGGCGGTGAACAGTATATAGAGTGCTTAAAGTCCCTTACTGGTCCGCAAATG AGACAGAAGCTAAATTACATGGAAGCCATGAAACTGGAAATTGAACGCCTCCGCTTAAATCTTTCTGCTGCTGAGAGAGATAGGGCTCTATTGGCAGTTGGCACAGATCCTGCTTCTATAAATCCGAATCTGTTGCTGGATGATCCGCAGATGATAAGATTGTGCAGGATCACAACTAGTCTTGCAATGGCGGGACAAGCAGCTCTTGAAGACAAAATTACTAAATCAATTGGTCTTGAGAAAAATGACGATGATGTCATTGATTTCTGGAATGTTTCTGGTTTTGGAGAGAGCTGTGTTGGCGGTGTGTGTGAGGTACATGCTGAAAATGGGGAAACGGTGCAAATATCTACCGTGAAATCATCAGCAGATTCCTCAAGGTCTTTGTTGTGTTCTCATTGCGGGAGAAACGTTTGTCAAATATGTTGTGCTGGAAGGGGAGCATCTCTGCTtgcaagttctagtacaaggggTTCTTTGAACTCTAATGGTGGACAAGGCCGCAGTGGCTCAAGCCATGGAAGTCAAGCTGACATCTATACTAATAACAACTATGTCACATCAAATGGGGTCATCTGTAAACAGTGCTGCAGTGATGTTGTGCTGAATGCATTAGTACTGGACTATGTCAGGGCCTTGTTAAGCTCCAGGAGAACCACTCGTGTTGGTACTGCTGCTTTTACAGCTTTGGATAAAGTCCTTGAATTTTCCTTGAATGCTGAAACTAGTAAAAGGTGTATACCTTCTGGCGCCCCAGACTCTAGTAAAGTTTTGAGAAAGATACTTAATGGGGAAGAATCTTTAGCTGAATTCCCATTTGCCAGCCTTTTGTACTCG GTTGAAACAGCTGTCGGAGCAGCTCCCCCCTTGTCATTGTTTGCACCTCTGGACTCAGGGCCACAGCATTCCTATTGGAGAGCTCCTTCTAGCTGCAATTGTATTGAATTTTCCATTGTTCTTGGTACTCTTTCAGATGTCAGTGGAGTAACTCTAGTGATTAGTCCATGTGGCTACTCAGAAGCCGATGCTCCTATT GTGCAAATATGGGCCAGCAATAAAATAAGCAAGGAAGAAAGGTCATGCGTGGGAAAGTGGGAAGTGCAATCTTTCTTGCAATCTTCGCCAGAGTATTATGGACCAGAAAAGTTTGACGCTGTTGGAACTGCTCCCCGGTACATCAATTTTTCCTTCAGGAATCCTGTTCGGTGTCGCGTCATTTGGATCATGCTACGCCTTCAACGAGCTGGTTCAGCTTCTGTGAATTTTGGGAGTGATTTCAATCTTTTGTCATTGGATGAAAATCCTTTTGTTCAACCAACTAGACGTGCGTCTTTTGGGAGCCTAGATGAAAAAGACCCATGTCTTCATGCCAAAAGAATTCTTGTACTTGGAACTCAATTAAAGAAAGATACGGAGCTCACAGCACCAGAAGGTTCAGAACAGTTAAAATTGCAAAATTGGCTGCAGAAGGCACCTCAGCTTAATAGATTTAAG GTTCCAATAGAGACTGAAAGATTAATTGAGAATGATCTTGTCTTAGAGCAGTATCTATCACCTGCTTCGCCGTTGTTAGCTGGTTTTCGTCTTGATGCTTTTAGTGCTATTAGACCTCGTGTTACTCATTCACCTACTTCTGATGTGATTGCTTGGGATCCCTCTGCTGTACTACTCTTAGAAGAAAGGCATATCACACCTGCCGTGTTATTTGTTCAAGTATCAGTACTC
- the LOC110785392 gene encoding probable phosphoinositide phosphatase SAC9 isoform X2, protein MAVLPFQDHRASSTLCHSFAECRSFGSLGQQEGIIALIARRSRLHPGTRYLARGINSCSGTGNEVECEQLVWVPKRAGQSVPFNTYIWRRGSIPMWWGAELKISSAEAEIKVAEHDPYKGSAEYYQRLSKRYDTRNFNLSGGSQKKNSLVPIGCINLLRNAEGKSECILVHHFEESLNFIRSSGKLPSTKIVLMNYDWHARVKLYGEQQTIEGLWRLLKGPTITIGITEGDYLPTRQRIASCRGEVICTDEIEGAFCLRSRQNGVLRFNCADSLDRTNAASYFGALQVFVEQCRRLGISLDSDMAFGHQSVDNYSGYTAPLPPGWEKRSDAVTGKSYFIDHNTRTTTWSHPCPDKPWKRFDMTFEEFKRSTILSPVSQLADLFLIAGDIHATLYTGSKAMHSQILNIFNEEGGKFKQLAAAQNLKITLQRRYKNAIVDSSRQKQLEMFLGMRLFKHLPSISLYPLQVLSRPPACFLKPVPSIFPNSGDGAGLLSFKRKDLVWVCPQAADVVELFIYLSEPCHVCQLLLTVSHGADDMTFPSTVDVRTGRDLDGLKLVLEGASIPQCENGTNILIPLPGSVSSEDMAVTGAGARLNGADASILSLLYDFEELEGELDFLTRVVALTFYPAASGRTPLTLGEVEVLGVSLPWKAVFTNESRGARLLEHAKNCQKQNTFLSGPHSSAVGGASLSSETVQPKTLPNSSSNDWLDLLTGDGMHLNPFSNPLNEHNDDQAGSQTSPSLDVKPSDKGGEQYIECLKSLTGPQMRQKLNYMEAMKLEIERLRLNLSAAERDRALLAVGTDPASINPNLLLDDPQMIRLCRITTSLAMAGQAALEDKITKSIGLEKNDDDVIDFWNVSGFGESCVGGVCEVHAENGETVQISTVKSSADSSRSLLCSHCGRNVCQICCAGRGASLLASSSTRGSLNSNGGQGRSGSSHGSQADIYTNNNYVTSNGVICKQCCSDVVLNALVLDYVRALLSSRRTTRVGTAAFTALDKVLEFSLNAETSKRCIPSGAPDSSKVLRKILNGEESLAEFPFASLLYSVETAVGAAPPLSLFAPLDSGPQHSYWRAPSSCNCIEFSIVLGTLSDVSGVTLVISPCGYSEADAPIVQIWASNKISKEERSCVGKWEVQSFLQSSPEYYGPEKFDAVGTAPRYINFSFRNPVRCRVIWIMLRLQRAGSASVNFGSDFNLLSLDENPFVQPTRRASFGSLDEKDPCLHAKRILVLGTQLKKDTELTAPEGSEQLKLQNWLQKAPQLNRFKVPIETERLIENDLVLEQYLSPASPLLAGFRLDAFSAIRPRVTHSPTSDVIAWDPSAVLLLEERHITPAVLFVQVSVLQESSMVTVAEYRLPETKPGTPMYFDLPRQLQTRRITFRLLGDVAAFIDDPTEQDDTEYRSSPLAAGLSLANRVKLYYYADPYELGKWASLSAV, encoded by the exons ATGGCTGTCCTCCCCTTTCAAGATCATAGGGCTTCCTCAACATTGTGTCATTCTTTTGCAG AATGTCGAAGCTTTGGGAGCTTAGGTCAGCAAGAAGGTATCATTGCTCTCATTGCTCGCCGTAGCAGACTGCATCCTGGTACTCGATACTTGGCAAGGGGAATAAATTCTTGTTCGGGCACTG GAAATGAAGTGGAATGTGAACAGCTTGTTTGGGTACCCAAAAGGGCTGGTCAGAGTGTTCCTTTCAATACATACATTTGGCGGAGAGGCTCTATTCCCATGTGGTGGGGTGCTGAATTAAAGATCAGTTCTGCAGAGGCAGAAATAAAAGTTGCTGAACATGATCCTTACAAGGGAAGTGCTGAATACTACCAGAGATTGAGCAAACGATATGACACTCGAAACTTCAATCTCTCTGGTGGTAGCCAGAAGAAAAATTCTTTGGTCCCAATAGGATGCATTAATTTGCTTAGGAATGCAGAGGGGAAATCGGAATGTATACTGGTTCATCATTTTGAGGAATCTCTAAATTTTATCAGATCATCAGGGAAGCTCCCTTCCACTAAAATTGTTTTAATGAATTATGACTGGCATGCAAGGGTTAAGTTATATGGTGAGCAGCAAACAATTGAAGGGCTATGGAGACTCCTTAAAGGGCCTACGATAACCATTGGCATCACTGAAGGGGATTACCTACCTACACGTCAGCGCATAGCCAGTTGTAGAGGTGAAGTGATCTGCACTGATGAGATTGAGGGTGCATTTTGCTTAAGATCTCGCCAAAATGGAGTGTTACGTTTTAATTGTGCCGATTCTTTGGATAGGACAAATGCTGCTAGTTATTTTGGAGCTTTGCAAGTGTTTGTAGAGCAATGCAGAAGACTGGGCATATCTCTTGATAGTGATATGGCGTTTGGTCATCAGTCAGTGGATAACTATAGTGGATATACGGCCCCACTTCCGCCAGGCTGGGAAAAACGCTCGGATGCAGTTACAGGGAAGTCGTATTTTATTGATCATAACACAAGGACGACTACATGGAGCCATCCATGCCCGGATAAACCTTGGAAAAGATTTGATATGACATTTGAGGAGTTTAAGAGGTCAACTATTTTGTCACCTGTATCTCAACTAGCTGATTTGTTTTTGATTGCTGGGGATATACACGCTACACTTTACACTGGCTCTAAAGCCATGCACAGCCAGATACTCAACATATTTAACGAGGAAGGTGGCAAGTTCAAACAATTAGCTGCAGCACAAAACTTGAAAATCACTTTACAAAGAAGATACAAAAATGCCATTGTAGATAGTTCTCGCCAGAAGCAGCTGGAGATGTTTCTTGGAATGAGGCTTTTTAAGCATCTTCCATCAATCTCACTTTATCCTCTGCAA GTATTATCTCGACCACCCGCTTGCTTTCTTAAGCCTGTTCCAAGCATTTTCCCAAATTCTGGTGATGGTGCTGGTCTTCTGAGCTTCAAGAGAAAAGATCTGGTCTGG GTTTGCCCCCAGGCAGCAGATGTAGTTGAACTTTTCATTTACCTTAGTGAGCCATGCCATGTTTGTCAGCTTCTTCTCACTGTCTCACATGGTGCAGATGATATGACTTTTCCTTCAACAGTTGATGTGAGAACAGGCCGAGATCTGGATGGACTTAAACTGGTCTTGGAG GGTGCTTCAATACCTCAATGTGAAAATGGGACAAATATTTTAATACCTTTACCTGGATCTGTTAGTTCAGAAGATATGGCTGTAACTGGAGCTGGTGCCCGTCTTAATGGTGCAGATGCATCAATCTTGTCATTGTTGTATGATTTTGAGGAACTGGAGGGAGAGTTGGACTTTCTTACTCGTGTCGTCGCTCTTACTTTCTATCCTGCTGCTTCTGGGAGAACTCCATTAACTCTTGGTGAG GTCGAGGTTCTTGGTGTGTCACTTCCTTGGAAAGCCGTTTTTACAAATGAAAGCCGTGGAGCAAGATTGCTTGAGCATGCAAAAAATTGTCAGAAACAGAATACCTTCTTGTCTGGTCCTCATTCCAGTGCTGTTGGTGGTGCCTCGTTATCCAGTGAAACTGTGCAACCAAAGACTCTACcgaactcttcatccaacgaTTGGTTAGATCTTTTGACTGGAGATGGAATGCATTTGAATCCGTTCTCTAACCCTTTAAATGAGCATAATGATGATCAGGCTGGTTCTCAAACCTCCCCATCTTTGGATGTGAAACCATCTGATAAAGGCGGTGAACAGTATATAGAGTGCTTAAAGTCCCTTACTGGTCCGCAAATG AGACAGAAGCTAAATTACATGGAAGCCATGAAACTGGAAATTGAACGCCTCCGCTTAAATCTTTCTGCTGCTGAGAGAGATAGGGCTCTATTGGCAGTTGGCACAGATCCTGCTTCTATAAATCCGAATCTGTTGCTGGATGATCCGCAGATGATAAGATTGTGCAGGATCACAACTAGTCTTGCAATGGCGGGACAAGCAGCTCTTGAAGACAAAATTACTAAATCAATTGGTCTTGAGAAAAATGACGATGATGTCATTGATTTCTGGAATGTTTCTGGTTTTGGAGAGAGCTGTGTTGGCGGTGTGTGTGAGGTACATGCTGAAAATGGGGAAACGGTGCAAATATCTACCGTGAAATCATCAGCAGATTCCTCAAGGTCTTTGTTGTGTTCTCATTGCGGGAGAAACGTTTGTCAAATATGTTGTGCTGGAAGGGGAGCATCTCTGCTtgcaagttctagtacaaggggTTCTTTGAACTCTAATGGTGGACAAGGCCGCAGTGGCTCAAGCCATGGAAGTCAAGCTGACATCTATACTAATAACAACTATGTCACATCAAATGGGGTCATCTGTAAACAGTGCTGCAGTGATGTTGTGCTGAATGCATTAGTACTGGACTATGTCAGGGCCTTGTTAAGCTCCAGGAGAACCACTCGTGTTGGTACTGCTGCTTTTACAGCTTTGGATAAAGTCCTTGAATTTTCCTTGAATGCTGAAACTAGTAAAAGGTGTATACCTTCTGGCGCCCCAGACTCTAGTAAAGTTTTGAGAAAGATACTTAATGGGGAAGAATCTTTAGCTGAATTCCCATTTGCCAGCCTTTTGTACTCG GTTGAAACAGCTGTCGGAGCAGCTCCCCCCTTGTCATTGTTTGCACCTCTGGACTCAGGGCCACAGCATTCCTATTGGAGAGCTCCTTCTAGCTGCAATTGTATTGAATTTTCCATTGTTCTTGGTACTCTTTCAGATGTCAGTGGAGTAACTCTAGTGATTAGTCCATGTGGCTACTCAGAAGCCGATGCTCCTATT GTGCAAATATGGGCCAGCAATAAAATAAGCAAGGAAGAAAGGTCATGCGTGGGAAAGTGGGAAGTGCAATCTTTCTTGCAATCTTCGCCAGAGTATTATGGACCAGAAAAGTTTGACGCTGTTGGAACTGCTCCCCGGTACATCAATTTTTCCTTCAGGAATCCTGTTCGGTGTCGCGTCATTTGGATCATGCTACGCCTTCAACGAGCTGGTTCAGCTTCTGTGAATTTTGGGAGTGATTTCAATCTTTTGTCATTGGATGAAAATCCTTTTGTTCAACCAACTAGACGTGCGTCTTTTGGGAGCCTAGATGAAAAAGACCCATGTCTTCATGCCAAAAGAATTCTTGTACTTGGAACTCAATTAAAGAAAGATACGGAGCTCACAGCACCAGAAGGTTCAGAACAGTTAAAATTGCAAAATTGGCTGCAGAAGGCACCTCAGCTTAATAGATTTAAG GTTCCAATAGAGACTGAAAGATTAATTGAGAATGATCTTGTCTTAGAGCAGTATCTATCACCTGCTTCGCCGTTGTTAGCTGGTTTTCGTCTTGATGCTTTTAGTGCTATTAGACCTCGTGTTACTCATTCACCTACTTCTGATGTGATTGCTTGGGATCCCTCTGCTGTACTACTCTTAGAAGAAAGGCATATCACACCTGCCGTGTTATTTGTTCAAGTATCAGTACTC